In Actinoplanes lobatus, the DNA window CGCCATCGTGGCCCCGGCCGGGCGCTGGGTGCGTGACGAGGTCCTGCGGCCCGCGGGTGCGGCGGTGCGTTCCGCGCTGTCGGCGCTCGGCCTGCGCTGACCATCGTCCTGACCTGGGCATGAGCCCGCGCGGTTTGCGGAATCATGGGCGGTGTGAGTGGGCGTGTGTTCGGGATTCTCTCGCCGTTCGTCGGCGGTGACTACTACGGCGCGATCATCGAGGCGGTCAACGCGGCCGCGGTGGCCGCCGGCGACCGGGTGATGGCCGTGCAGACCCTGAACCCGGGTTCGCACAGTGCCGACCGCAGCGGTCTGCCCGATTTCGATCGGCCGCTGGGGTGGCGGCACCTGTCCGGGCTGGCGGTGCTGCCGGGCGCTGCCGCGACCGGCTACGCCACGGACGCCCGGCAGGCCGGGCTTCCGGTGGTCTTCGTCGCGCAGGAGGTGCCGGCTTCGTCGGTGGTCCTGGCCGATAACCGCAGCGGGGTACGGGACGCGGTCGCACATCTGATCGAACACGGTCACGAGCGGATCGCGTTCGCCGGCTATCTGGCGCACTTCGACCTGCGGGAACGGCATGCCGGGTACGCGGAGGCGCTCGCCGCGAACGGTCTGGAACCGCTGGTGATGGACACCGGCGACAACCACGAGAGCGGCGGGGAGGCGGTCGCCGACCTGCTGATCCGGGCCGGGATGCCGGTGTCGGCGATCGTGCTGGGCACCGACCGGAACGCGATCGGGTTGATCGGGCGGATGCGGGCGGCCGGGTACGCGGTGCCCGGCGATCTCGCGGTGGTCGGGTTCGACGACATCGCCGACGCGGCCTACCTGCGGCCGGCACTGTCCAGCGTGCGGCAGCCGCTCGACGAGCTGGGCCGGGCGGTGTACGAGCTGATGGATCAGCCGGTCACCCACCGCGAGGTGCCGACGGTGTTCGTGAACCGGGAGTCGTGCGGCTGTTCCGGTGGCGGTCTGCCGGTGTCCGAGGCACACACCCGGGCACTGTTTCAGCAGGTCAGTTACCTCCAGGAGACGTTGAACATCCAGTACGAGCTGGGTGTGGCGCTGCTCGGCGCCCAGGAGCGGGACCCGCGGGACCTGGCCTGGCTGGAGCTGACCCCGGCGACGGCCGGATGCCTCGGACTGTGGCATCCGGATCTTCCGGACACGCTGCATGTGCGAGGCGGGTACCGGTTCCCGGCCGGCGGTGTCCTCCCGGTGGATGAATTCCCGCCGGCGGACCTGTTCGAGCGGGCGTACGGCGCGGACGGGGAGATCGTGTTCGTGGTGCCGGTCCGGACCCCGGCGCAGGACTGGGGCATGTTGGCGGCGGTCGGCCGTATCCAGTCGACCACCCCGCCGGGCCGGGAGATGATGAACCATTCCGGGTCGTTGCTGGCCAAGGCTCTGGACTACGGGGTGATGCAGGAGAAGCTGCGGCAGGCGGCGCTGCGTGATCATCTGACCGGGCTGCCGAACCGGGTGCTGCTGGAGGACCGGATGGCGCAGGCGGAACGGCGGGCGGCCCGGGAGGCGGGATACCGGTTCGCTATCCTGCTGCTCGACCTGGACGGGTTCAAGGCGGTGAACGACACCCACGGTCACGCTGTCGGCGACCAGCTGCTGATACAGGTGGCGCGGCGGTTGACCAGGCGGTTGCGGCGCACCGATACGGTGGCCCGGCTGGGTGGGGACGAGTTCGTCGTACTGATCGACGGGGTGTCCGGGTCGGGTGGGGCTCACGAGGTCATCGCCGCGATCAAGGCCACCGTGACCGAACCGTTCACCATCGACGGGCACGTCGTCGAGGTGGGTCTCAGCATCGGGGCGGCGATCTCCGGCGACGGCACCTCGGACCCCGATTACCTGCTCCGCGAGGCGGACGCCGCCATGTACCGGGCGAAGTCCGTGGAGCGGCAGCGCTGACGTGCCGCTATCGGTAGAGAGAGATGCGACGTGACGACCGATTATCCCGGACAGATCGCCCGCCGGGTCCATCCCGAGACGTGGCACGAGCAGCTCACCGACCTCAACCACCTCCTCATGGTGTACAAGTTCGGGCTGGCCGAGATCAACACGAAGGTCACCATCCTGGCCGAGGAACTCGCCCATCGGGGCAGCGGTAACCCGATCGAGCACGTGTTGCCGCGGCTGAAGTCGCCGGCCAGCATCACGGCGAAGGCCCGGCGGCTGGGCTGCTCACTCACGTTCGAGGACCTGCGGGACCAGATCCGGGACATCGCCGGGATTCGGATCGTGTGCAGTTTCGTGTCGGACGTCTACACGGTGGCGAAAATGTTGACCCGGCAGCCGGACGTCCACCTGGTCGTCGAGAAGGACTACATCGCCAACCCGAAACCCAACGGGTACCGCAGCCTGCACCTGATCGTGGAGGTCCCGGTCTTCATGTCGGACCGGGTGGTGGCGGTGCCGGTCGAGGTGCAGCTGCGGACCGTGGCCATGGATTTCTGGGCCAGCCTGGAACACAAGATCTACTACAAGCACGATCCGGACGTGGTGCCGCCGCGGCTGCGTGACGAGCTGACCGCGGCGGCTGAGGATGCGGCGCGGCTCGATCTGCGGATGGAGCGGCTGCATCGCGAGATCCACGGGCCCCGGCGTTAGCGAGCCGGCCCGCGGATCGTGGGTTCCGCGGGCCGGCTCTGGAGCGAGCCGGCCCGTGGCCCGTAGGTCGGCGGGCCGGCTCGGGGTCTGCCGGGCCTGCGTGCCCGTGGGTCCGCACGCCGGTCCGGGGTCTACCGGGCCTGCGTGCCCGTGGGTCCGCACGCCGGTCCGGGTGACCGGGTCGTTCAGGTTCCGATGTTGGCCTGCGGGCCGGCGTAGGTCCGCAGCATGGCGGGCACGTCGGCGGCCGCGTCGAGGGTGTAGGAGTAGAAGCTGGCCGGGGTGAAGGCCGACCCGAGGGTGGTCTGGTTGCCGGTGCAGTTGACCAGGATGCTGCCGGACTGGCGCAGTTGTGCCGTGGAGTCCGGGTAGAAGGGGTCCTTCACCCCGTCGAAGTAGCTGTTCTCCAGGACCATCTTCGTGGCGCCGCGTGAGTAGTTGCCGTAGCCGCTGATGGTTTGCAGGTAGTTGTTGTAGAGGTGGGCGTAGGCGACGTTGTCGGTGCTGGGGTTGCGCTGGCCGGTGTTGTGGATCCAGTTGTGGTGGATCGTCATCCGGGCCGTGACGTTGTCGGTCCAGCCGATGCCGAAGGCCTTGTTGCCCTCGGCGAGGACGTTCCATGACACGGTCAGATAGCTGGTGTCCTTGCGGGAGTCGATCAGGCCGTCGTTCATGCGGGTGATGAGGTTGTGGTCGATCCAGATGTGGTCGGCGGTGTCCATCTGGATGCCGTCGTAGTCGTAGACGTCGTCGCCCGGGTCGTCGTCGGCCATCCGGGTGTCGCGGATGGTCAGGTTCCGGATGATCACGTTGCGGGTGCCGGCGCCGAGGAAGAAGCCGCCGCCGACGAGCTGTCCGCTCGTGCCGACACCGACGATCGTCTTGTTGGAGGTAACCGGGATCTCGGTGCCGATCGGGCTGATGGTGATGGCGGCCGCCACCCGGATCACGTAGGAGCCGGACGCGGCGGCGTATCGGGCCAGGTCGGCCTGGGTGGTGACGGTGACCGTGGTGCCGCCCGCTCCCCCGGTGGTGCCGCCGCCGGTCGACGCGAAGCCGTCCGGGGTCGACGGCCAGGTGCGTGCGCTCGTGGAGACGAAGCCCCACTGCTTGTTGGTGTTGGCGGTGCACGTCTCCTGGATGATCGCCGCACCTGATGCGGTGGAGGCGTCCTTGTCCGACATGCACAGGCCACTGTTCACATTGATGACCTGATACGTGTTGGATCCACTCGACACCAGTCGCCACTGTTGATTGGCTTGACTGGATACACACGTGTACTGCTGCAGTTGAGTTCCGGACGCCGTCGACCAGCCCGGCACGTCAACACACTTGCCACTGTTGACGTTCTTGATCAAGTAGTTGGAACCGGACGCCACCAACGTGAACTGCTGCCACGTCGAGTTGACCGTGCAACCCCACTGCTGCAACAGAGCACCGTTCGCGGTGGACGCGCCCGGCACGTCGAGACACATGCCGGACTTGGTCACCTTGAGCTGATAGACCACACCCGTCGCCGGGGCGGCCTGGGCCGGGGAGGGACCGAGACCGATCAATACGGACGCCACCAGCAACGCGGACGCGAAGAACCTGCGCATGATCACTCCCCTCTCATCCGACCGGGTTCCAGCCGTCGGTGCCGGCCAGATACTTCTGCGGGGTGTAGTTGACCGCGGTGGCGTCGCTCATCTGCGGCCGGTTGCCGTTGATCGTGGCGCCGGATCCGGTGTTCTTGTATTCGAAGAACCGGGCGTTGGTCCACACGTTGGAGGACATGTTGATCCACGGCTGGGCGGTGGCGATGGTGGCGCTCAGGCTGGTCTCCCGGTAGAGGACCTGGGCATCCGGTCCCCACGGGCGGCCCAGCTGCGTGGTGTTGCTGGTCGCGCCGGTGACCGTGCACTTGTAGAAGAGGAATCCGTAGGCGTTGGCGGCGTCGGTCCGGGCCGCCGTGATCGGGCCGCCGGTACTGCGTTTCTGGTAGACGGCGGTGTTCTGGAAGACGGCCGTGCCGCTGCCGAAGATGAAGTCGACGGTGCCCTCGACGTAGCTGTTCTTCACGTAGTGCCGGTAGTTGTTGACCAGCAGCGTGTCCTGGGCGCCGAGGAAGCGGACGTTGTCGAAGACCGACCGGTCGCCGTTGAGGTTGGCGGCGACGGCCTGGCTGCCCTCGCCGTAGTCGTTGGAGAGGGTCAGGTTGGTGGCGGCGAAGTTCGCACCGTTGACGAATACGGTGGCGCTGCCCGAGGTGCCGTAGCCACCGGCCGAGCTGTGGTTGTTGACGATCACCGTCTGGCCGGGGGCGCTGCCGAGGCCCTGGAGGGTGACGTAGGGCTTGTTCGACGGGATGGTGACGATCTCGCGGTAGGTGCCCGGGGCGATCGTGATGACGCGCCGGGTGGTGTTGTTGGCCGGGACGGCGTCGATGGCGGCCTGCACGGTGGTGTACTGACCGCTGCCGTCGGCCGCGACCGTCGCACCGGCCGTGCTGGTGGTGACGAAGCCCCACTGTTTGTTCGTGTTGGCGGTGCACGTCTCCTGGATGATCGCCCCACCCGACGAGGTGGAGGCGTCCTTGTCCGACATGCACAGGCCACTGTTCACATTGACGACCTGATACGTGTTGGATCCACTCGCCACCAGCCGCCACTGTTGATTGGCTTGACTGGATACACACGTGTACTGCTGCAGTTGAGTTCCGGACGCCGTCGACCAGCCCGGCACGTCAACACACTTGCCACTGTTGACGTTCTTGATCAGATAGTTCGAACCCGAGGCGACCAGCGTGAACTGCTGCCACGTGGAGTTCACGGTGCAACCCCACTGCTGGAGCAGAGCACCATCGGCCGTCGACGCGCCCGGCACGTCGAGACACATGCCGGACTTGGTCACCTTGAGCTGATAGACGACACCCGTGGACGGTGCCGCTTGGGCGGGCGCCGTGGGCATGCCGAACAGCACACCCGCGGCGAGGAGCGCGAGGACCAACACCTTGCGCATCATGGGGATCCTTCCTTCCGGGTTTGGGGGTTACCGGAGGCCGGTGGTGGCGATGCCCTTCACCAGGTATTTCTGGCCGGCGATGAAGAAGCCGATGACCGGCGCCAGGGACAGGAACGACATCGCGAACATCTCGCCCCACTGGCTCTGCCCTTCGGAGTCCATGAACTGCCGCAGGGCGAGCGGGACGGTGTACAGCTCGGGGTCGGTGAGGTAGAGCAGTGGGCCGAAGAACTCGTTCCACACCGAGATGAAGGTGAAGATCGCGGTGGTGGCGAAGGCCGGCAGGCAGAGCGGCATGATGACCTTCCAGAACGTACGGAAGGGGCCACACCCGTCGATGCGGGCCGCGTCGTCGAGCTCCTGCGGCAGCGATCGCATGAACTGGACCATCAGGAAGATGTAGAACCCGTTGGTGGCCAGGAAGTGCGGGACCAGCAGCGGGTAGTACGTGTTGAGCCATCCCAGCCGGTCGAACATGACGTACTGCGGGACGACCAGCACATGGCCGGGCAGCATCATGGTGCCGAGCATCATGGCGAAGAACAGCTTGCGGCCGGTGAAGCGCAGCCGGGCGAAGGCGTACGCGGCGAGCGAGCAGGACAGCAGGTTGCCGACGATGCTGAGGATCACGATGACCAGCGAGTTGACGAGATAGATCTCGAACGGTTCGCTGAGCGCGGTCCAGCCGCGGGAGTAGTTGCCGAAATCGAACACGGCCGGCCACAGCGATTCGTCGGTGAAGACGGTGTTGCTGGGCTTGAGCGAGCTGGAGATCATCCACAGCAGCGGGTACATCATGAGCACGCCGACCGCGCTGAGCAGCACGTGCCGGATGAAGCGGGGGCGA includes these proteins:
- a CDS encoding substrate-binding and GGDEF domain-containing protein, encoding MSGRVFGILSPFVGGDYYGAIIEAVNAAAVAAGDRVMAVQTLNPGSHSADRSGLPDFDRPLGWRHLSGLAVLPGAAATGYATDARQAGLPVVFVAQEVPASSVVLADNRSGVRDAVAHLIEHGHERIAFAGYLAHFDLRERHAGYAEALAANGLEPLVMDTGDNHESGGEAVADLLIRAGMPVSAIVLGTDRNAIGLIGRMRAAGYAVPGDLAVVGFDDIADAAYLRPALSSVRQPLDELGRAVYELMDQPVTHREVPTVFVNRESCGCSGGGLPVSEAHTRALFQQVSYLQETLNIQYELGVALLGAQERDPRDLAWLELTPATAGCLGLWHPDLPDTLHVRGGYRFPAGGVLPVDEFPPADLFERAYGADGEIVFVVPVRTPAQDWGMLAAVGRIQSTTPPGREMMNHSGSLLAKALDYGVMQEKLRQAALRDHLTGLPNRVLLEDRMAQAERRAAREAGYRFAILLLDLDGFKAVNDTHGHAVGDQLLIQVARRLTRRLRRTDTVARLGGDEFVVLIDGVSGSGGAHEVIAAIKATVTEPFTIDGHVVEVGLSIGAAISGDGTSDPDYLLREADAAMYRAKSVERQR
- a CDS encoding GTP pyrophosphokinase, yielding MTTDYPGQIARRVHPETWHEQLTDLNHLLMVYKFGLAEINTKVTILAEELAHRGSGNPIEHVLPRLKSPASITAKARRLGCSLTFEDLRDQIRDIAGIRIVCSFVSDVYTVAKMLTRQPDVHLVVEKDYIANPKPNGYRSLHLIVEVPVFMSDRVVAVPVEVQLRTVAMDFWASLEHKIYYKHDPDVVPPRLRDELTAAAEDAARLDLRMERLHREIHGPRR
- a CDS encoding RICIN domain-containing protein, producing the protein MRRFFASALLVASVLIGLGPSPAQAAPATGVVYQLKVTKSGMCLDVPGASTANGALLQQWGCTVNSTWQQFTLVASGSNYLIKNVNSGKCVDVPGWSTASGTQLQQYTCVSSQANQQWRLVSSGSNTYQVINVNSGLCMSDKDASTASGAAIIQETCTANTNKQWGFVSTSARTWPSTPDGFASTGGGTTGGAGGTTVTVTTQADLARYAAASGSYVIRVAAAITISPIGTEIPVTSNKTIVGVGTSGQLVGGGFFLGAGTRNVIIRNLTIRDTRMADDDPGDDVYDYDGIQMDTADHIWIDHNLITRMNDGLIDSRKDTSYLTVSWNVLAEGNKAFGIGWTDNVTARMTIHHNWIHNTGQRNPSTDNVAYAHLYNNYLQTISGYGNYSRGATKMVLENSYFDGVKDPFYPDSTAQLRQSGSILVNCTGNQTTLGSAFTPASFYSYTLDAAADVPAMLRTYAGPQANIGT
- a CDS encoding pectinesterase family protein, giving the protein MRKVLVLALLAAGVLFGMPTAPAQAAPSTGVVYQLKVTKSGMCLDVPGASTADGALLQQWGCTVNSTWQQFTLVASGSNYLIKNVNSGKCVDVPGWSTASGTQLQQYTCVSSQANQQWRLVASGSNTYQVVNVNSGLCMSDKDASTSSGGAIIQETCTANTNKQWGFVTTSTAGATVAADGSGQYTTVQAAIDAVPANNTTRRVITIAPGTYREIVTIPSNKPYVTLQGLGSAPGQTVIVNNHSSAGGYGTSGSATVFVNGANFAATNLTLSNDYGEGSQAVAANLNGDRSVFDNVRFLGAQDTLLVNNYRHYVKNSYVEGTVDFIFGSGTAVFQNTAVYQKRSTGGPITAARTDAANAYGFLFYKCTVTGATSNTTQLGRPWGPDAQVLYRETSLSATIATAQPWINMSSNVWTNARFFEYKNTGSGATINGNRPQMSDATAVNYTPQKYLAGTDGWNPVG
- a CDS encoding carbohydrate ABC transporter permease, giving the protein MTLTMTRESSVEPPVDQPMPKRRRPRFIRHVLLSAVGVLMMYPLLWMISSSLKPSNTVFTDESLWPAVFDFGNYSRGWTALSEPFEIYLVNSLVIVILSIVGNLLSCSLAAYAFARLRFTGRKLFFAMMLGTMMLPGHVLVVPQYVMFDRLGWLNTYYPLLVPHFLATNGFYIFLMVQFMRSLPQELDDAARIDGCGPFRTFWKVIMPLCLPAFATTAIFTFISVWNEFFGPLLYLTDPELYTVPLALRQFMDSEGQSQWGEMFAMSFLSLAPVIGFFIAGQKYLVKGIATTGLR